In Spirosoma aureum, a single genomic region encodes these proteins:
- a CDS encoding DHA2 family efflux MFS transporter permease subunit, translating to MATQTLALPAQPALPTGFKRWIIVITAISAAIVELIDTSIVNVGLTDIAGNLGVTIEDVAWVVTSYAIANVIVIPMTGFLQRYFGRKSYYIGSIILFTISSYGCGFATNLEMLIFFRFLQGVGGGALLSTSQGLIYDAFPASQRAVASAIFGMGIVLGPTLGPTLGGYIIDNYHWSWMFYINVPIGIIATFLSITYIDKKPDEVNINRRGIHIDQIGILLLTVGIGSLQYVLERGEADDWFDDAVIRYLALVAAFTLPFFIWWELRGTKEPVVDLRVMKNRNLTIGSILVVIVGYGLFTSVLLYPLFAQRIVGLTATQTGKLLIPGGFITLPMFALTGRLLAKGVSPRLIVSLGYVAFGSFCFIMSTYNADASDGDFITALIIRGIGLALVNVPLINQSVSTLEPRQMPTGIAIVNMMRQIGGAFGVAITNTYVTQRTALHRSDLVSHLQPGSPALTERLNAMTQGLIAKGVNSFDAVSGAYKNLDAIVSRQALMISYLDTFRLAGLFFVVSFPLLFLLKKKKMSAEAAKAAADAAH from the coding sequence ATGGCAACTCAAACATTGGCCCTTCCGGCACAACCGGCTTTGCCAACGGGTTTTAAGCGGTGGATTATCGTGATCACGGCTATTTCGGCAGCTATTGTCGAGCTGATTGATACATCCATCGTGAACGTTGGTCTGACGGATATTGCCGGTAATCTGGGTGTTACTATTGAAGACGTAGCCTGGGTCGTTACTTCCTACGCTATCGCCAACGTCATTGTGATACCGATGACTGGTTTTTTACAGCGCTACTTTGGCCGAAAATCGTATTACATCGGTTCCATCATTCTCTTCACGATATCGTCGTACGGATGTGGTTTTGCGACCAATCTGGAGATGCTGATCTTTTTCCGTTTTTTGCAGGGCGTAGGGGGCGGTGCCTTACTTTCGACCTCGCAGGGGCTTATCTACGATGCCTTTCCGGCCTCGCAACGGGCAGTGGCATCGGCCATATTCGGTATGGGAATCGTGCTTGGTCCAACACTTGGCCCAACGCTTGGGGGGTATATCATCGATAATTACCACTGGAGCTGGATGTTCTACATCAACGTCCCGATCGGTATTATCGCTACGTTTCTGAGCATCACCTACATCGATAAAAAACCCGACGAAGTCAATATTAATCGGCGTGGTATTCATATTGACCAGATTGGCATTTTACTACTGACAGTCGGGATCGGGAGCCTACAGTATGTGCTGGAACGGGGCGAAGCCGATGACTGGTTCGATGATGCAGTGATTCGGTATCTGGCTTTAGTGGCCGCATTCACATTGCCATTTTTTATCTGGTGGGAGCTGCGGGGCACCAAAGAGCCGGTTGTTGATCTGCGGGTGATGAAAAATCGAAACCTCACTATTGGCTCGATACTGGTTGTCATAGTCGGTTACGGTCTGTTTACATCCGTGCTTCTCTATCCGTTGTTTGCGCAACGCATCGTTGGGTTGACTGCCACCCAGACTGGTAAATTGCTGATTCCGGGTGGATTCATAACGCTGCCTATGTTTGCGCTTACCGGTCGCTTACTGGCCAAAGGTGTATCGCCGAGGCTGATTGTGAGTTTGGGCTACGTGGCTTTTGGCTCGTTCTGCTTTATCATGTCGACCTACAATGCCGATGCGTCGGATGGTGATTTCATTACGGCGCTCATCATTCGCGGTATTGGCCTGGCTCTGGTCAATGTTCCCCTGATAAATCAGTCGGTATCGACGCTGGAACCCCGGCAAATGCCCACCGGTATTGCCATTGTGAACATGATGCGGCAGATTGGTGGTGCCTTTGGAGTGGCCATCACAAATACCTACGTGACGCAGCGAACGGCCTTACACCGGAGCGATCTCGTCTCGCATCTACAGCCTGGTAGCCCTGCACTGACCGAGCGACTCAATGCCATGACGCAGGGATTGATAGCAAAGGGCGTGAATTCATTTGATGCGGTATCGGGTGCTTATAAAAACCTCGATGCTATTGTTTCACGACAGGCGCTGATGATCTCTTATCTGGATACGTTCCGGCTGGCTGGGTTATTTTTCGTGGTGTCGTTCCCACTCCTGTTCTTACTGAAGAAGAAAAAAATGTCTGCCGAAGCGGCCAAAGCTGCTGCCGATGCAGCCCACTAA